GTAGTCGTTGAATCATGGGTGTGGAGCCGACGCAATCCAATAGTTAACGATGCATTGAGCTCAATGAACTTGAACACTCAACATTGGCTTATCCTAATAGGTGAAAATCTCGCATGGCAGATTTAGATGAATACAACCGTTCATTAAATCCAACAGACAATTGGAGTTGACAAGCCTCATATCAAAGGCTCTCGTGCATTGTATCACAAAGCTAATCAcagttcttttttaataaatatggTTGATTCACTATATCCCGTCAATGTCACACACAACATTATTACTCTCTCCATAATTGGGATTCAAATATTAAACAACTCAAATCATTTGATTCGATCGtaagattatttctttaatatcgatctttttttttttgtcgttctTCAATATCAATCTAGGGATTACATATTTGTATATAAACATGTGTAagttcaatctttttttttttttttttttttgatccaATATGTAAGTTCaatcttaacatgcaaaagaaATCACAtaaaatgtggaaaaaaaaaagaccccctctcttctcctctctttcgACCTCGCCTTTGTGCTGCTCATCATTGTCGCACTATCAATCCATCGCCACCATGTCCGGTTCATCCATCGTCACATTCAGCATCTAACTTTATCGACATTGAAAAATATGGTCCTCATTCCATTCACGTCATCGCATAAAATCAAGTTTGAATAAGCCGAACATAAAATGACAAGGATGGTCAGATCGCATTCTCGGCTAAACCCCGGCATTTCCCTCATACCAATTTGCTCCAACGATACAATGTCTCTCGAGGTCATTCTCCATGAGCAGATGACAAGGGAGTTTACCATTGGTTTCGTTTCGCGTAGCTACTGCCTGCGAGCTTCCACCTATTAAGCACGAGACAGTTCCATCAGATATTTTCGTTTGAGATTGAAGCCGGCATTACTAGCAGATGAAGCGCACCGAACTGGCCATGACCCACTCTGGAACAAAGTAGTGAAAGAGATCGAGATAACGAAAGAGACGGACCAACTTGGTTTCCAGCCATTTCCGAGCGCTTCGACCGAACGCCGAAAACATGATTCTGGCCAATTTGCAATGTCGATCCAAGGGCGACATGACGGACGATTCCGATGAGTTGTCTGACTGTCGTGCTGCAGTTGGGGACTGGACACTTCGATTTGTGACCAAgttgaaataaaaaatgttgCATTGGGCTTTTTCGACCGCACGCGTGTCCAGAAACAAATGGGTAGCCGTTAaaagatcttcttcttctttaaaaaaaaaaaaaaacttttttttgggaGGTTTGAAGTAGCAGTGAGAAGAGTAATAATTCTTTTCGTTTGGCCTTATAAACAAGCGAAACGTGTGCTTTCGGACTGGCGCGACTGATGGGGGTGCGCTGGAGGTGGTGTGGTCTAATCTCACCAAATGATTGTATGaattaggggaaaaaaattgtttaaagaCCCTCAAGTAActagaagaaaaattattcaaaaaatcatcaatttattATACGGTGACTAATTCAACTTTGAATCAtttaattgtaccaattgaacatcaaacattttaatcatttaccaattttatgataaatcttttgaaaatttatcaacttaggcatcttgatcaattttgactagaatcACTAATTAGACATAAACATGATAATTTAATCAACATCGATTATTCTACATGATACAATTGGCATTGGCGTGAATAACTTCTGagttcttttaaattttttgaatttttttttttctgttctccCTATGCTGGCCACCAATGAGGGCTAGAGGAGGGGAGGTTGGCAACTTTGCTAGCCATCAACAAGGCATGGCAATGGCTAAcggagggaaaaagggaaagaagaaaaaaagaaaaggaaaaggaaaaatagaaaatagaaaataaagaaaaatttaaaaatttgttcaCTTTAGTATGGGCCGTGTCATGTAGGATGGCCAAACTAAATcgtcacatcagcaatttcaagtcaattttgaccgaaatgattaaattagcaaattattaaaagttttaggaataaattagcaaattatcaaaaggcaTAGGACTATTTTGTCGTTTAGCGCTAAATTGGCAATTTATCAAAAGATTCAAGGTTAAATTAGTAcagtcaaaaggtttatgattgaattaactatcgtataataggtttaagactttttagataattttctcgATAATTAAATctttgtgtttgtgtgtgtgtatacATATGATAAGTTGAATGTTCTTTATGAAAGTTCCCTTGTTTCTGTCATTTGTGTAAAAGTGCTCTGTTTTTGTCGAAGGGTACCTCTTTTAATCACCCTTATGATTGGCGGTTTACAATAAGGAACATAATTAGCTTGATATTTAGTTAAATTTGTACAGGTCAATATCCCCAACTTATAacttatcattaaaaaaaaggttacAGAAAATTTCTCACAATTTTATTCCAATTACGATGGGACAAAATACAGTCCGTTCACGAATGGGAAAGCACCATCATGTGTTTTCCCCTCCCCACCTATCCCTCTCGTGAGAATTTTATTTAAGCCGATCGTACGGGATCGATCTCGTGACCAATTCGATCTCGACAACTAATTTAGCATAcaaaaattcaatgatcaaaTGAGAAATTTGGTTTGAGGCTGAAAGAAAGTGCTCGAATCACATGATCATAGCCAAATCAACTTGACCCGATAAAAGAATAGGAGATGACAAGGACCCCCATGGGCAACGTCAACAGCATGATAATGGAAAGCAAGACGCAATTAATTAACCCCCAACGACCCGATTTGAGAAGTGGATGCATTCCAACCATCGAAATGCACATAAgagctggaaaaaaaaaggaggaaatggGACATGCACTGGCGGACAAAAAATTCACGTGGTGTGTGCTACTGAATTATAAAGAGATCGAAGACACTGGCATAGGAAAAAGGAAGGCTCGCACGTGCTCGAGTTAGTAGATACAGCGACATATATAGGCAAAAGAAATTTCAGTCGCTCGTGTCCCGATCCAATGAGATTGCATTGATTTGGCAACGCCGTGGCACGGAGCGGCGCGGCCGAGTCCTGGACTCCCGCGAATCTGTTTGAGCTAAGGGTTCGAGACCGAGCACTCTTAGATGATCCCGACATGCTTCATTGGAAGCACAAGAACATGTCAGATTATCTTCCGGGTGTCCCTTGTCATTGCTGAAGAAAAAGGCATAGATGCAATGCAGATGTCTCCTCTTACATCATACGAAAGCCTTGACATTTGAACTCAACAGTTCCATACGTGCAGAAGGAATGAGATCCGCAATGGATCACCAGTCTTTTCGATTTTGTGCGATTcaagattttccttttcttctttaatcGACTAGAATCCGACCTTAAGCCAAGCACGTCGGAGGATACTCTCTGTTGGTGTAAGAACAAGGAGGGAAGATACCCTCCTTAGACAAATGAATGTTGATTTGTTAACCACAGATGTTTCAAAAACAGAGGAACGGGTTGTTCCCCCTCAGTTTCACGAATGTCGAGCACAAATGTTATGAAATCCGGCGTTTAGAACAATCCATCTAGGATAATAAAGACGATGTTATAAAGGGAACATGGGTTGAACCTACAAGTAAGATCTCACCAAGCCCATGTCCAAGAAAATCACCCTCAATCCCATACTCACcctgaaaagaaatgaagagaaaaagttCTCCAACAAGTTAATACAAAGAATTTCCACGACCATCTTTGAATTAGGAGCCTACTGCACTACAGATATTGGCATACTAATCACAAAGATCTCAGAACCGCACAAATTTTAATAAGTGCTCTGAACAATTCTTTCAcgacttgtttttttttagcaGACAAAATCTCTTTTGACGGTCATTCACGACCCCAAATGGCCAGTTCAAATCCAAATCATTCAGAGAATTCCATAAGTGCAGCACATCAACAAGGAAAATCCAAACGATGCATGTTAAATAGCAGTAACAAGGGTCACGCTCTAAAAAGTCTAATACGTCCAAAAAAGGAACAGCAGAGTACAGCACCAACTGATAGTGAGACAAAATTACAAAACATCTATGTGTTTGTAGCCCTTGTGTAGATCTGTTGGCTGGAATGAGCAGAAACCATCCTGATCAGACCTCTCGCCATCAGTTCTCTTATAGCCTTCCTCGCCAGAGACCCATTAACCTGGTGAGGCAAATCCAATAGCAGTTAGTATGCAAGCATTTTACGGCTCAACGAGAAAAGCATGTTATATTTCCCATTATAGAACActcaaatattatattatattttcaagGATCGGAACTAGCCGccattagattaaattagaccAATAAACTAAATTCTGTCCAGAACAAAGATATGACAGCCACTTTGATGATCACTTGACAGGGTGCATTTCTGAATTACCCGAGCCAGCGAAAATGCCACAAGTCAAAGAAAAGTTCACACTGGAAGAAACAATTATGTGATAAACCAATGAAAACAGCATACAAAGAGTCAGCTGCTGTTGATGGTAAATATATGAATTGTTGACCAAATGATAACCATAGTTCCAAGCACAACGAATTCCCTCACATATGAACCCTCAAAAGAGCGAAAATGAATTCCTTCTATGATCTTATGATCTTAGGAGCACTCCCAGGCCCAACACAAATAGTTTTACCCCACGACAGCGGAAGCAGATTCAGATGTTTACGTGGAGACTAACAGAAACCTCTTACCTTtattacttttaccaaaaaaaaaaaaaaaaaaaaaaaaacagaaacctCTTACCCTTTATCAGCTGTTGATGGATTTAAAAAGATATAAAGGTTCCCTCTATACCAATACCAACCTAACTTTTCAAACCCAACAATCATTCACTCGGGCATATCATTGAAGAGAACAATGGCTCATTAGTCCAATGGAACCAATAACATGACAACATCCGCACACCATTCAAGCTACTAAAAAGGCATTTATGGAACAAGAATACAGAAGCATACCCTCAAGCGATCGGAGAGAATGGAAGGAGTGATGAGCTTGTACTTCGGCGCCTCGGAGAGAAGCTTGTCGTAGGAGCCCTGGTCAAACAGCACCATGTTGTTCACCTTCTCCTTCTGCTTCCCC
Above is a window of Eucalyptus grandis isolate ANBG69807.140 chromosome 9, ASM1654582v1, whole genome shotgun sequence DNA encoding:
- the LOC104418848 gene encoding 40S ribosomal protein S25-2, with protein sequence MAPKKDKAPPPSSKPAKSGGGKQKKKKWSKGKQKEKVNNMVLFDQGSYDKLLSEAPKYKLITPSILSDRLRVNGSLARKAIRELMARGLIRMVSAHSSQQIYTRATNT